A single Anopheles merus strain MAF unplaced genomic scaffold, AmerM5.1 LNR4000280, whole genome shotgun sequence DNA region contains:
- the LOC121602046 gene encoding uncharacterized protein K02A2.6-like: MEQADANQMDIFADVDPRRLSQNRASVPGVSMPNFAHREGASAVPPMIIQPPSQPTSTPSQPTSTPSLINASPAIISSADSATMLQMMNLLQQQMAQQQQLLNDFLHARMPSQCAPPTTLQPEQIIDTLSHHISEFQYNKETGITFKSWFSCYLDLFQKDAARIDDAAKVRLLLRKLGPSEHDRYLSFIMPSRPPDFSLEQTVEKLTCLFDTQESLLSKRFKCLQIMKTRTEDHLSYACRINKACVEFELKKLNEEEFKCLLYVCGLKDEIDADIRTRLLARIEDKACVTLQQLSSECHRLINLKKDSAMIKAPVPERVLAVNTKMHRAPRQFQPKRDNPTTPCWSCGGLHWSRDCPYKQHRCTTCSRTGHKEGYCNTIRSRKPGKRPWKQRKTQLRMVTVNVQSVQQRRRFVSLTMNGTPVRMQLDTASDITVIDHTTWKLIGSPQLAAPSVIARTASGANLSLEGEFPCTVEVNGQVLMLSTRLLYGRFRWTVFAATLQVRLPRRSNGKNGSQQSFKE; encoded by the exons ATGGAGCAAGCCGACGCAAACCAGATGGATATTTTTGCGGACGTTGACCCGCGCCGATTATCGCAAAATCGTGCCAGCGTACCAGGCGTGTCTATGCCAAATTTCGCGCATCGAGAAGGAGCATCAGCAGTACCGCCGATGATAATCCAGCCGCCATCGCAGCCTACGTCGACGCCATCGCAGCCTACGTCGACGCCATCGCTAATCAATGCGTCACCAGCCATCATTAGCAGTGCGGATAGTGCAACGATGCTGCAAATGATGAATTTGCTTCAACAGCAAAtggcacaacagcagcagctgcttaaTGATTTTCTTCACGCGCGCATGCCGAGCCAATGCGCCCCACCCACCACGTTGCAGCCTGAACAAATAATTGATACTCTGTCTCACCACATTTCAGAGTTTCAATACAACAAGGAGACTGGTATAACCTTCAAAAGCTGGTTTTCATGCTATCTCGACCTGTTCCAGAAGGACGCGGCAAGGATCGACGACGCAGCCAAAGTGCGATTGTTGCTGCGCAAACTGGGACCATCCGAGCACGATCGCTACTTAAGCTTCATCATGCCGAGCCGCCCGCCGGATTTTTCACTCGAGCAGACTGTGGAAAAACTTACATGCCTGTTCGACACCCAAGAATCGCTGCTGAGCAAGCGGTTCAAATGCTTGCAGATCATGAAGACGCGGACCGAGGATCATCTCAGCTATGCGTGTCGAATTAACAAGGCGTGTGTCGAGTTCGAGCTGAAGAAGTTGAACGAGGAAGAGTTCAAGTGTTTGCTGTACGTGTGCGGGTTGAAAGACGAGATCGACGCAGACATCAGGACGCGACTGCTAGCCCGCATTGAGGACAAGGCCTGCGTGACCTTGCAACAGCTTTCTTCAGAGTGCCATCGGTTAATCAACCTGAAAAAGGATAGCGCAATGATCAAGGCACCGGTACCAGAGCGTGTTCTAGCAgtaaacacaaaaatgcatcGCGCACCACGTCAGTTTCAACCCAAGCGCGACAATCCTACTACCCCGTGTTGGTCGTGCGGAGGGTTGCATTGGAGCCGCGATTGCCCGTACAAGCAACACCGATGCACAACTTGTTCCCGGACGGGCCACAAAGAAGGTTATTGCAACACCATAAGATCCCGTAAGCCCGGCAAACGCCCCTGGAAGCAGCGTAAAACACAATTAAGGATGGTGACAGTGAACGTCCAGAGTGTACAGCAACGGCGCAGATTCGTGTCGCTTACGATGAATGGTACACCGGTTCGTATGCAGTTGGACACGGCTTCCGACATTACTGTGATAGATCACACAACGTGGAAGCTCATTGGCAGTCCCCAGTTAGCAGCACCATCCGTAATCGCTAGAACCGCCTCAGGTGCTAACCTATCCTTGGAAGGAGAGTTTCCGTGCACTGTCGAAGTGAATGGACAG GTGCTGATGTTATCGACGCGTTTGCTCTATGGTCGGTTCCGATGGACAGTTTTTGCTGCCACGTTACAGGTACGTCTACCACGCCGAAGCAATGGCAAGAACGGTTCCCAACAGTCTTTCAAGGAATAG